ATCCATTGCCACTTGAGCTTAGGTTTAACGATAGTATGCTAAATGCCGATGCTTTTAAGGTTGCATATAGTAGCGATGCTAGCGAGATAGATGTCAGTAGCGAGCCTAAAACTATAAAACTTACTCAAAATTTAGATGGCATTACAATTACAAAAAATATCAAATTTTACCCAAATGGTAGATATGAAGTTGAAGTAAATTTAAGTAAAAATGTTGATTATTTCATCACTCCTGGCTTTAGACCAAATATCGCGATAGATAGCTACACAGTTCATGGCGTTATGCTTAGAAACACGGATGATAGCCTAAATATTATTGAAGATGGCGACGCTAAAGAGGTTAAAAACTATGCAAATACCACAATAGCAGCCGCATCTGATAGATACTATACGACGCTATTTTACTCATTTGAAAAGCCATTTGAAGTAGCCGTAGATAAAGATTCTAACAATAATCCTATTCTTTTTGTAAAGGCAAATGATAATTTAAAATTAGGCGCATATATCGGACCAAAAGAGCATAAAATTTTAAGCTCAATGGACGAGAGACTAAACGACGTTATTGAGTATGGTTGGTTTACATTTATAGCAAAACCGATGTTTGCATTTTTGAATTTCTTACATAACTACATTGGCAACTGGGGTTGGGCGATAGTTGTGCTAACGCTTGTTATAAGGATAGTTTTATTCCCGCTTACATATAAGGGTATGCTATCCATGAATAAGCTTAAAGAGCTTGCTCCAAAGGTAAAAGAGCTTCAGACAAAATATAAAGATGATAAGCAAAAAATGCAAGTTCATATGATGGAGCTTTATAAAAAGCATGGCGCAAATCCAATGGGTGGATGCTTGCCGATCTTGCTTCAAATCCCAGTATTTTTTGCGATCTACCGCGTCTTACTAAATGCGATCGAGCTAAAAGGTGCTCCTTGGATACTTTGGATACACGATCTTTCAGTAATGGATCCATATTTTGTACTACCTATTTTGATGGGTCTTACGATGTTTTTGCAGCAAAAGCTTACACCAACGACATTTACTGATCCTATGCAAGAAAAGGTGATGAAATTTTTACCTCTTATCTTTACATTTTTCTTCGTGACATTCCCAGCAGGTCTTACGCTTTACTGGTTTGTAAATAACGTTTGCTCGGTCGTTCAACAAGTCTTTGTAAATAAACTTTTTGAAAAACATAAAAAAGCTGCGGAGGTAAAGGCTTAATGAAAATAGAAGCAAATACCCTTCAAGAGGCATTTCAAAAGGCAGCTGAGCAGCTTAACTGCTCAGTAACTCAGCTTGATATAAAAGTTTTACAGCATCCAAGCAGTGGCTTTTTTGGATTTTTTAAAAGAAGTGCGATCATCGAAGCAAATTTAGAAAATCAGCCAAAACCACAACACAAGCCAAAAAATGATAAAAATTTTGTTAAAAAAAATGATGAGAATGAGGCTGTAAAAGAAGATAAAAAGCAAGCTAAAAAATACGATCATAGCGATAAAAAGCGAGGCTCTAAAAAACATAGAGATGAAAAAAACGAAACTAAATTTGAGCAAAAAGAGCATAAAAATGAAAAGTCAAATTTAAGTGAAAAAAATGAAGCTCTAGCTAAAGATGCGTTTGCTCAAAAGAGTGAAGAAGAAGCTGAACCAGGATATGTGATAAAGAGACTTGATGAGCCAAAAGAAATAAAGGAGCCACAAGCTGGTAAAAATGCTCCTAAAAATATTTTAGATAATTCTATTATTGAAAATTTTAACCAAACTGATGAAGAGAGTGCGGCTCAAGCTTTACAAAAAGAAAAAAAAGAAAAAGCAACAATCGACTTTGATAAAATTTTACCTGAGATCAAAGATGGCATGAACCGTCTTTTTAAGGCAAGTTGTTTTGATATTAGTAAAATTGAAGTTAGCAAATTTGACGATGAAACGGTGCTTATAGAGCTTGATGGTGCTGACGCGGCGCTACTTATCGGCAAAGAGGGTTATAGATATAAAGCGATATCTTACATGCTTTATAACTGGTTAAATTCAAAATACAACCTCGCTATCCGCCTTGAGATCGCGCAATTTTTGCAAAATCAAGAAGCGATGATGGATCAATATCTAAATGGCGTGATCGAGCGTGTGCAAAATAGTGGCAGAGCTCAAACAAAGCCACTTGACGGGGTTTTGGTCAAGATCGCGCTTGAGAAGCTTCGCGAGAAATTCCCAGATAAATATGTCGGCATAAAAAGCGGCAATGACGGCAAATTTGTCGTTGTAAATGACTTTTTCAAAAAATGAGTGAAACCATTGCAGCCATTGCCACAGCTTATGGCATCGGCTCAGTTTCTATCGTAAGGCTTAGCGGCAAGGACGCCCTAGCCATCTCTTTAAAACTCCTTAAACTTTCAAATTTGGAGCCAAGATACGCAAAACTAGCCAAAATTTACTCCCTTGATGATGAAATTTTAGACGAGGGTATAGTTATGTATTTTAAAGGCCCAGCAAGCTTTACAGGTGAGGATATTGTCGAGTTTCAAACTCATGGCGGCGTTATGGTGAGTGAGAGAATTTTAAATGAGCTAATAAGAGCTGGTGCAAGGCTTGCTATGCCAGGTGAGTTTAGCAAGAGAGCGTTTTTAAATGGCAAGATGGATCTAGCTAAGGTTGAGGCGATGCAAGGGCTCATCACTTCCAAAAGTGAGATCGCAGCTAAAATTTTGACCCGCCAGATGCAGGGCGATCTTAGTAAATTTGTAGGTGAGATCAGGGGCGAAGTGGTCAAGACTCTTGCTTTTGTTGAGACAATGATTGATTATGCTGATGATGATTTGCCTGCAAATTTACTAGAGCAGACTAAGCAGATGCTTTTAAAAAATAGCGAGAAGCTAGAGCGTATAGCCACTCTTAGCGAGCAAAGAAGAGGGCTGATTGATGGCTTTAAGATCGCTATCGTTGGTAAGCCAAATGTTGGCAAAAGCTCCATTTTAAACTCGTTTTTGGCATACGAGAGAGCGATCGTTAGCGACGAGGCTGGCACGACCAGAGATAGGATAGAAGAAAATTTCAAGATCGGCTCGCATCTAGTTCGTATAATAGACACCGCAGGCATCAGAAAAGATGCTGGAAAGATCGAGCAAATCGGCATAAACTACTCAATCTCAGCCATAAACGAGGCCGACATCATCCTAGCTGTTTTTGACGGCTCTTGTCCAAGTGACGAGCAAGACAAAGAGATAATCAAGCTCGTTTTAGACTCAAATAAAAAAGCCTTTTTTATACTAAACAAAAGCGATCTGGCATTTAAATTTGATACTGAGTTAGAGGATGCGATCAAAATTTCAGCAAAAACCGATACGAGCGTAGTTTTAAAAGAGCTTGAGAGCTACCTCAAGACACAAGATACCGACGAGATCATGCTAAGCTCAAACCGCCAAATTTTAAGCTGCAAAGAGGCGAGCGAGGCTTTAAAAAGAGCGTTTTTAAGGCTAAACGAAGATGAACTAGAAATTTTCGCTTACGAGCTAAATACTGCTATAAAGGCACTTGCAAGTATCACAAAGCCATTTGAGAGAAGTGAAATTTTAGACGAGATGTTTAGCCATTTTTGTTTAGGAAAATGATAGTTTTTTTGGTTAAAATTTTCGTTTTTTAAAGGAGATACGATGAAAATTTTACTTATAAATGGTGGTAAAAAATTTGCCCACTCAGATGGCAGACTAAATCAAACACTTCACGACCTTGCATGCGAGAAGCTCGCAAAAATGGGTCACGAGATAAAACAAACTACAATAGATCATGGCTATGATATCGAGGCTGAAGTTGAGAAATTTCTCTGGATGGAAGCGGTAGTTTGGCAGATGCCAGCTTGGTGGATGGGCGAGCCTTGGATAGTGAAAAAATATATCGATGAGGTCTTTACTGCAGGCCACGGCAAGCTTTATACGAGCGATGGCAGGCATAGGGTGGATCCAACTAAAAACTATGGCAAGGGTGGCTTGCTAAATGAAAAGAAATTTATGCTAAGCCTTACTTGGAATGCCCCAGCTGAGGCATTTAGCGATCCAAGCGAGTTTTTTGATGCGCGCGGGATCGATGGGGTTTATTTTCATTTTAGAAAGGCAAATGAGTTTTTGGGCATGAAGCCACTTCCATATTTTATGTGCAATGATGTGATCAAGATGCCAGATGTACCAAGATACATAAAAGAGTATGAAGCGCATCTTGAAAAAGTTTTTAAAAATACGAAATAGAAATTTAAAATAGAAACAAAACTGCAAATATGAATAAAAGTGGCAACAAAATAGCTACGAGCTAGGTTTGAAAATTTTGCCACTTTTTATTACCATGCTAGCAAAAATAAAACACTGGCATAAATTTTAAAATGCTAATATAAAAAGGCCTTATCAAAGTAGGCAAAATTCTCTCAATAATGCTTTATTCTGCTAAATTTCAAAAGGCTTTTTAGTAACTTTTTATAAGCAAGATTGTAAAATGGCTTAAAATTCTTAAAAGGTTACATCAATGGATAAAGCTACCATACAAGCACATAAAATTAGCGACGAAGAGTATGAAGAGATCTTAAAAATTTTAGGCCGTGAGCCAAATTTACTAGAGCTTGGTATATTTTCAGCGATGTGGAGCGAGCACTGCAGTTACAAATCAAGTAAAAAATACCTAAACGGCTTTCCGACAAAAGCTCCTTGGGTCATCCAAGGACCTGGCGAAAATGCTGGCGTCATCGATGTTGGCGATGGGGTTGCCGCTGTTTTTAAGATGGAGAGTCACAATCACCCAAGCTTTATCGAGCCGTTTCAGGGCGCTGCAACTGGCGTTGGTGGAATTTTAAGAGATGTCTTTACGATGGGCGCAAGAGTTGTTGCGAACATGAACTCACTTCGTTTTGGCGAGATAAGAGGCGAGAGCGAGCTAGCAAAAAAGCATAGATATTTGTTAAAAGGAAGTGTCGCAGGTATCGGGCACTATGGTAACTGCATGGGTATTCCAACTATCGGCGGCGAAACTACGTTTGATCCTAGCTTTAATGGCAATATCCTAATCAACGCCTTTGCGCTTGGGCTTTGTAAAAGTGATGAAATTTTCTACGGCAAGGCCGAAGGTGTAGGCAACCCAGTCATTTACGTGGGCTCAAAGACCGGTAGAGACGGACTTGGAGGCGCCGTGATGGCGAGCGATAGCTTTAACGACGAGAATAAATCGCTTCGCCCAACGGTGCAAGTGGGCGATCCATTTGCCGAGAAGCTGCTTATGGAGGCGTGCTTAGAGCTCTTTAAAAAAGACTACATCATCGGCATCCAAGACATGGGCGCAGCAGGGCTAACAAGCTCTAGCTTTGAGATGGCTGGTAGAAGCGGCAGCGGTATGAAGATGTATCTAGACCGCGTGCCGATGCGCGAAGTTGGCATGACGCCTTATGAGCTAATGCTAAGCGAGTCTCAAGAGCGTATGCTAATATGCGCAAAAAAGGGCTATGAGCAAAAGGTGCTTGAAATTTTTAGGAAGTGGGACCTTGATGCTGAGATCATCGGTGAGGTCACAAGTAGCGGTGTGATGCAGCTTTACTGGCATGGTGAGCTTGCAGGCGAAATCCCTATCGGCCCACTTAGCGAGGCAGCTCCAGTGCTTGATCGTCCAGTCGCATGTCCAAAATACCTTGATGAGATAGCAAATTTAAAAATCCCAAATAATGTTGATAACAAAACCGCATTTTTTAAGCTTTTAAAAGAGCCAGAGGTGCTAAATAAAAGCTTTATCTACGATCAATACGATGCAAATATTCAGACAAATACTATAAAACAGCCAGGTTGCTTGGGTGCTGCAAGTATTAGGGTAAAAGGCACTAAAAAGGCCGTCTCTATGGCTGCGCAGTGCGATCCTAGAGCAAATTTCGTTGATCCAAAAATTGGCGCTGCAAGAGCAGTTGCTGCAGCTGGCAGAAAGGTAGCGATGAGTGGCGCTGTGCCACTTGCGATCACCGACTGCCTAAACTACGGCAACCCACAAAATCCAGAGGTAATGTGGCAGTTTAAAGAGGGATGTGAAGGTATAAAAGAGGCTTGCCGTGAGCTAAATACGCCAGTTGTTAGCGGTAACGTGAGCCTTTATAACGACACTGACGGCGTTAGCGTCTATCCGACACCAGCCATCGTCACAGTTGGTGTAAATGAGGATGCAAACTTAAATCTAAAAAGCACATTTTTAAGCGAGGGCAGGGCGATTTACCTACTTGGTGAGACAAGCGGGGAATTTGCTGCCTCACTTTACGCAAAGGCGCTATTTAACGTGGTTGGCGGAAAGCTAAAAGAGGTTGATTATAAAGCTGAGCGAGCCCTTTGGGATCTAGTGATAGAAGCAAATAAAGATCAAATTTTAGAGTTTGCAAATAGCGTAGGTGTGGGCGGTCTTGCTATTACACTAGCAAAAATGGCTAGTATCTCAAATATCGGCGTAAACTGCGAGGCGAAATTTAAAGAGTCAAATTTTATATTTGACGAGAGCTTTTCAAGAGCAGTTGTGGGTGTGAAAGATGAGGCTAAATTTGAAGCGCTTGCTGCTAAATTTGGTGTAAAATTTGAAAAGATCGGTGTTAGTGACGGTAGAAGATTTAAACTAAATGATATCGATGAGAGCGTGGATGAGATAAGAGAAATTTATCTAAATGAGTTTGCAAAAATCGTTAGAAAAGAGGATTAAGAAATGGCTTTAAAAAAGAGCAAGGTTGCTGAGGCTGAAAATGAGCAAAAGGAAGCAGAACAAGTTGAAAAACGAGGCGTAGCAAAGCCGCCAGTACTTTTTAGTAAGACACAAAATTTAATAAAATCAATCGAAAAAAGACTAAACGCTACTTTGATAACTTACTATAATTCAAACGCTGGTAGTGTTTGCGGCAACGATGCAAGTGCTATGTATGAAATTTTAAAGGGTAAAAAGATAGATACTGCTTATCTTTTTATAAAAAGTGAC
This genomic interval from Campylobacter concisus contains the following:
- the yidC gene encoding membrane protein insertase YidC encodes the protein MEQMSMQKRLLLAALLSIVFFIVYDFFMPKRVIPEQNQTTMSQTIDQNKAPNINQNTPKSNENLASNEIIATIKGQSYEAKIDKLGRISKFYLTEEKYKTEDGNKIELVSQNPLPLELRFNDSMLNADAFKVAYSSDASEIDVSSEPKTIKLTQNLDGITITKNIKFYPNGRYEVEVNLSKNVDYFITPGFRPNIAIDSYTVHGVMLRNTDDSLNIIEDGDAKEVKNYANTTIAAASDRYYTTLFYSFEKPFEVAVDKDSNNNPILFVKANDNLKLGAYIGPKEHKILSSMDERLNDVIEYGWFTFIAKPMFAFLNFLHNYIGNWGWAIVVLTLVIRIVLFPLTYKGMLSMNKLKELAPKVKELQTKYKDDKQKMQVHMMELYKKHGANPMGGCLPILLQIPVFFAIYRVLLNAIELKGAPWILWIHDLSVMDPYFVLPILMGLTMFLQQKLTPTTFTDPMQEKVMKFLPLIFTFFFVTFPAGLTLYWFVNNVCSVVQQVFVNKLFEKHKKAAEVKA
- a CDS encoding Jag N-terminal domain-containing protein; this encodes MKIEANTLQEAFQKAAEQLNCSVTQLDIKVLQHPSSGFFGFFKRSAIIEANLENQPKPQHKPKNDKNFVKKNDENEAVKEDKKQAKKYDHSDKKRGSKKHRDEKNETKFEQKEHKNEKSNLSEKNEALAKDAFAQKSEEEAEPGYVIKRLDEPKEIKEPQAGKNAPKNILDNSIIENFNQTDEESAAQALQKEKKEKATIDFDKILPEIKDGMNRLFKASCFDISKIEVSKFDDETVLIELDGADAALLIGKEGYRYKAISYMLYNWLNSKYNLAIRLEIAQFLQNQEAMMDQYLNGVIERVQNSGRAQTKPLDGVLVKIALEKLREKFPDKYVGIKSGNDGKFVVVNDFFKK
- the purL gene encoding phosphoribosylformylglycinamidine synthase subunit PurL encodes the protein MDKATIQAHKISDEEYEEILKILGREPNLLELGIFSAMWSEHCSYKSSKKYLNGFPTKAPWVIQGPGENAGVIDVGDGVAAVFKMESHNHPSFIEPFQGAATGVGGILRDVFTMGARVVANMNSLRFGEIRGESELAKKHRYLLKGSVAGIGHYGNCMGIPTIGGETTFDPSFNGNILINAFALGLCKSDEIFYGKAEGVGNPVIYVGSKTGRDGLGGAVMASDSFNDENKSLRPTVQVGDPFAEKLLMEACLELFKKDYIIGIQDMGAAGLTSSSFEMAGRSGSGMKMYLDRVPMREVGMTPYELMLSESQERMLICAKKGYEQKVLEIFRKWDLDAEIIGEVTSSGVMQLYWHGELAGEIPIGPLSEAAPVLDRPVACPKYLDEIANLKIPNNVDNKTAFFKLLKEPEVLNKSFIYDQYDANIQTNTIKQPGCLGAASIRVKGTKKAVSMAAQCDPRANFVDPKIGAARAVAAAGRKVAMSGAVPLAITDCLNYGNPQNPEVMWQFKEGCEGIKEACRELNTPVVSGNVSLYNDTDGVSVYPTPAIVTVGVNEDANLNLKSTFLSEGRAIYLLGETSGEFAASLYAKALFNVVGGKLKEVDYKAERALWDLVIEANKDQILEFANSVGVGGLAITLAKMASISNIGVNCEAKFKESNFIFDESFSRAVVGVKDEAKFEALAAKFGVKFEKIGVSDGRRFKLNDIDESVDEIREIYLNEFAKIVRKED
- a CDS encoding NAD(P)H-dependent oxidoreductase, encoding MKILLINGGKKFAHSDGRLNQTLHDLACEKLAKMGHEIKQTTIDHGYDIEAEVEKFLWMEAVVWQMPAWWMGEPWIVKKYIDEVFTAGHGKLYTSDGRHRVDPTKNYGKGGLLNEKKFMLSLTWNAPAEAFSDPSEFFDARGIDGVYFHFRKANEFLGMKPLPYFMCNDVIKMPDVPRYIKEYEAHLEKVFKNTK
- the mnmE gene encoding tRNA uridine-5-carboxymethylaminomethyl(34) synthesis GTPase MnmE, whose protein sequence is MSETIAAIATAYGIGSVSIVRLSGKDALAISLKLLKLSNLEPRYAKLAKIYSLDDEILDEGIVMYFKGPASFTGEDIVEFQTHGGVMVSERILNELIRAGARLAMPGEFSKRAFLNGKMDLAKVEAMQGLITSKSEIAAKILTRQMQGDLSKFVGEIRGEVVKTLAFVETMIDYADDDLPANLLEQTKQMLLKNSEKLERIATLSEQRRGLIDGFKIAIVGKPNVGKSSILNSFLAYERAIVSDEAGTTRDRIEENFKIGSHLVRIIDTAGIRKDAGKIEQIGINYSISAINEADIILAVFDGSCPSDEQDKEIIKLVLDSNKKAFFILNKSDLAFKFDTELEDAIKISAKTDTSVVLKELESYLKTQDTDEIMLSSNRQILSCKEASEALKRAFLRLNEDELEIFAYELNTAIKALASITKPFERSEILDEMFSHFCLGK